A window from Anser cygnoides isolate HZ-2024a breed goose chromosome 1, Taihu_goose_T2T_genome, whole genome shotgun sequence encodes these proteins:
- the LIPI gene encoding lipase member I codes for MLRITFLRFCMLKLCFFICLVYGVKSDEEEKCPEFTDLNIGNALSGTELHVQLLLYTRENPNCSERLIEHNVTASEYLNTSKKTVFVIHGFRPTGSPPAWLGDIKELLLSSGDINLIIVDWNRGATTVIYTTAVENCRKVAETLKNYVDQMLADGASLDSMHMIGVSLGAHIAGFVGHKYDGKLGRITGLDPAGPSFTREPPEGRLDRTDAKFVDVIHTDTDVLGFKKPLGTIDFYPNGGMDQPGCPQTVFSGLQYFKCDHQRSVFLFLSSLKRKCNIIAYPCDSYSDYKRGKCVDCEAFQPMSCPVMGYYADSWKKHLILKNSPTKAYFDTSDNDPFCMYNYLLYIITWNKSIRRGFIKVKITDYAGNTIESEVNSEVATFQQYKRVKILTGFYRDFDKISKISLTFSTKTLIGPKYKLRILQMRLKSLNNPERVQLCRYDFVLMENTELTFKPIPCPENST; via the exons ATGTTACGTATTACTTTTCTCCGTTTCTGTATGTTGAAATTGTGTTTCTTCATCTGTTTGGTATATGGGGTGAAATCAG atgaggaggaaaaatgccCTGAATTTACAGACCTTAATATAGGCAATGCTTTATCTGGAACAGAACTCCATGTCCAGCTACTGCTGTACACAAGGGAAAATCCGAATTGTTCTGAGAGACTTATTGAACATAATGTTACTGCATCTGAGTACCTTAATACCTCCAAGAAAACTGTCTTTGTTATTCATGGCTTCAGACCAACAGGGTCTCCACCAGCATGGCTAGGTGATATAAAGGAGCTCTTACTGTCTTCTGGGGATATTAATCTCATTATAGTTGACTGGAATCGTGGTGCAACAACTGTGATTTATACAACTGCTgttgaaaactgcagaaaagttGCAGAAACACTGAAGAACTATGTTGACCAGATGCTG gcAGATGGAGCTTCTCTTGACTCTATGCACATGATTGGAGTCAGTCTTGGGGCTCATATTGCTGGTTTTGTTGGCCATAAGTATGATGGCAAACTTGGCAGAATTACGG GTCTTGATCCAGCAGGCCCTTCATTCACTCGAGAACCACCAGAGGGCAGATTAGATCGCACTGATGCAAAATTCGTTGACGTAATTCATACAGATACTGATG TACTAGGTTTCAAGAAACCTTTAGGAACCATTGATTTCTATCCAAATGGAGGAATGGATCAGCCTGGTTGCCCACAAACAGTATTCAgtg gattgcagtattttaaatgtgacCATCAAAGatctgtcttcctcttcttatcatctttgaaaagaaagtgcAACATAATAGCATATCCTTGTGACTCTTACTCAGATTATAAGAGAGGAAAATGTGTTGATTGTGAAGCTTTCCAACCAATGTCATGTCCAGTAATGG GTTATTATGCTGATAGCtggaaaaagcatttaataCTGAAGAATTCACCAACAAAAGCTTATTTTGATACTTCAGACAACGACCCATTCTGCA tgtatAACTACTTACTGTATATTATTACCTGGAATAAAAGCATTAGGAGAGGTTTCATTAAAGTTAAGATAACTGATTATGCTGGAAACACAATAGAATCAGAGGTGAATAG tgaaGTTGCAACATTTCAGCAATATAAGAGAGTCAAAATATTGACTGGATTTTACCGGGATTTtgacaaaatatcaaaaatttCCTTGACCTTTTCTACGAAGACTTTAATAGGTCCAAAATACAAGCTTAGGATTCTTCAGATGAGGCTGAAATCTCTTAATAACCCAGAAAG GGTACAGCTGTGCAGATATGATTTTGTACTGATGGAGAACACTGAATTGACCTTCAAACCCATCCCCTGTCCAGAGAACAGTACATGA